A window from Kovacikia minuta CCNUW1 encodes these proteins:
- the trmB gene encoding tRNA (guanosine(46)-N7)-methyltransferase TrmB, producing the protein MAIVRVREHVNPLSKKYQVPISPPDWQKIYAVPSQSLHLDIGSGKGRFLLEMAQQRPDWNFLGLEIREPLVDQANGWCREMGLSNLYYLFCNVNNSLSSILHSIPAGALRQVTIQFPDPWFKRKHQKRRVVQPEIVAELADALCTNGMVLIQSDVEEVAVEMRDRFDAHPAFIRHPENWLDTNPLPVPTEREVSTLKRGEPVYRAVFIKLPDPQLNRQE; encoded by the coding sequence TTGGCGATCGTCCGCGTGCGGGAGCACGTTAATCCACTCAGCAAAAAATATCAGGTGCCGATCAGCCCTCCTGACTGGCAAAAAATCTATGCTGTTCCCAGCCAATCGCTCCATCTAGACATTGGATCGGGCAAGGGACGGTTTTTGTTGGAAATGGCACAACAGCGACCAGACTGGAATTTTCTGGGATTGGAAATTCGGGAACCATTGGTTGATCAGGCAAATGGATGGTGCAGGGAAATGGGGTTGTCTAACTTGTATTATTTATTCTGTAATGTAAATAATTCCCTGAGTTCCATTCTGCATTCCATCCCTGCTGGAGCGCTCCGACAAGTTACCATCCAGTTTCCCGATCCCTGGTTTAAGCGCAAACACCAGAAACGACGGGTTGTGCAACCAGAAATTGTTGCCGAGCTGGCAGATGCCCTCTGCACTAATGGCATGGTGTTGATTCAATCGGATGTGGAAGAGGTTGCGGTGGAAATGCGCGATCGCTTTGACGCCCACCCTGCTTTTATCCGTCACCCCGAAAACTGGCTAGACACCAATCCACTTCCTGTGCCCACCGAACGAGAAGTTTCGACCCTGAAGCGGGGTGAACCAGTGTACCGGGCAGTGTTTATCAAACTTCCCGATCCCCAATTGAATAGACAGGAGTAG
- a CDS encoding FIST signal transduction protein, which yields MSAESITGTMKWVSTLSTRPSLEAAIEEVVQEAQALLQTTPDLGFVFISAAFASEYSRLMPLLREYLPNLPIIGCGGSGVIGMSQQAQARELEGEPALALTLASLPGVRVHPFHLEAEDLPDLDSPPDAWTRLIGVPATEQPHFVLLADPFSARVNDLLQGLDFAYPGAVKVGGLASGRSTNSSNGLFCNYRLYRQGTVGVALSGKLVLETIVAQGCRPIGQPFWVTEGERNILLGLEEQAGTSPMSRGGGALVSQKRTPLEVLQELIQSLTDEEQQLAQHSLFVGVAQNEFKQNLEQGDFLIRELLGVDPRVGAIAIGDRIRPGQRIQFHLRDAEASAEDLETLLERYQQLNTPSTTSPVGALMFTCVGRGESLYGESNFDSRLFSRYLPNVPLSGFFCNGEIGPVGGSTFLHGYTSVFGIFRQLHD from the coding sequence ATGTCAGCAGAATCCATTACAGGCACAATGAAGTGGGTCAGCACCCTCTCAACCCGACCATCTCTGGAAGCAGCCATTGAAGAGGTGGTGCAAGAGGCACAGGCTTTGTTGCAGACGACACCCGACCTGGGGTTCGTATTTATTTCTGCTGCGTTTGCCAGTGAATACTCTCGATTAATGCCCCTACTCCGTGAATATCTTCCCAATCTGCCCATCATTGGCTGTGGTGGTAGCGGTGTGATTGGCATGAGTCAGCAAGCCCAGGCGCGGGAACTGGAAGGGGAACCTGCTCTGGCATTAACGCTGGCATCTTTACCAGGTGTTAGGGTTCATCCTTTTCATCTGGAAGCCGAGGATTTACCCGATCTGGATAGTCCACCCGATGCCTGGACTCGGCTAATTGGCGTACCTGCTACGGAGCAACCCCACTTTGTGTTGCTGGCAGATCCGTTTTCTGCCAGAGTGAATGACCTATTGCAGGGGTTAGATTTTGCCTATCCGGGGGCCGTTAAGGTTGGAGGGTTGGCAAGCGGACGATCGACCAATAGCAGTAATGGATTGTTTTGTAACTACCGACTTTACCGTCAGGGAACGGTTGGGGTCGCTTTGAGTGGCAAGCTTGTTCTGGAAACGATCGTGGCGCAGGGATGCCGCCCCATTGGTCAACCGTTTTGGGTAACGGAGGGGGAGCGCAATATTTTGTTGGGGTTAGAGGAACAGGCGGGTACCAGCCCGATGTCCCGTGGAGGGGGGGCACTGGTTTCTCAGAAGCGAACTCCGTTGGAGGTTTTGCAGGAACTGATCCAGAGTTTGACCGATGAGGAACAACAGTTAGCCCAACACTCCCTTTTTGTAGGGGTAGCACAGAATGAGTTCAAGCAAAATCTGGAACAGGGAGATTTTTTAATTCGGGAATTATTGGGGGTTGATCCGAGAGTAGGGGCGATCGCGATTGGCGATCGCATCCGCCCCGGTCAACGGATTCAGTTTCACCTGCGAGATGCGGAGGCATCAGCTGAAGATCTGGAAACGTTGCTGGAGCGGTATCAACAACTGAATACCCCCTCAACCACTTCCCCCGTTGGAGCCTTGATGTTTACCTGTGTTGGGCGTGGAGAAAGTCTTTATGGTGAATCCAATTTTGACTCACGCTTATTTAGTCGTTATCTCCCCAATGTGCCCTTAAGCGGGTTCTTTTGCAATGGCGAAATTGGTCCCGTTGGAGGGAGTACGTTTCTGCACGGTTACACATCAGTCTTTGGAATTTTTCGGCAACTACACGATTGA
- a CDS encoding Calvin cycle protein CP12 produces MSDIQDKIQQELSEARAVCDVNGSNSPECAAAWDAVEELQAEASHQRQVKPKTSFEKYCDDNPEAAECRLYED; encoded by the coding sequence ATGAGTGACATTCAAGACAAAATTCAACAAGAGCTTTCAGAAGCCCGTGCCGTCTGTGATGTAAATGGCAGCAACTCCCCTGAGTGTGCTGCTGCTTGGGATGCCGTTGAAGAACTACAAGCCGAAGCATCGCACCAACGCCAAGTCAAACCCAAGACTTCCTTTGAGAAATATTGCGACGATAACCCCGAAGCGGCTGAGTGCCGTCTGTATGAAGACTAA
- a CDS encoding DUF3177 family protein: protein MSTPSWLPALVWTDYRVALIFTVLAPLALLIWAITQKAETIQRILMIYWRVASLLAITVYLLIGALPIGFVAGWLARVLIPISLWYWVDLNEEIAEQSPSRLKLAFTGWRWAVSIYCLLGALAQIPILRCAFLQQSALVQDSVCRLWLEPPWAFKASLHANTYPWFLGFVGIAGLSIYVLYLAYFVLIRLGKQGRSATGQ, encoded by the coding sequence ATGTCTACCCCTTCCTGGCTTCCAGCCCTCGTTTGGACCGATTACCGTGTTGCCCTGATCTTTACCGTTCTGGCTCCACTCGCACTTCTAATTTGGGCGATTACGCAAAAGGCAGAAACGATCCAAAGAATTTTGATGATTTATTGGCGCGTTGCGAGCCTATTAGCAATTACGGTCTATCTCTTGATTGGGGCACTTCCAATTGGGTTCGTGGCTGGGTGGCTGGCGCGTGTTCTGATCCCAATTTCTCTCTGGTATTGGGTTGATCTAAACGAAGAAATTGCTGAGCAGTCCCCTAGCCGATTGAAACTTGCCTTTACAGGCTGGCGTTGGGCTGTTTCGATTTACTGCCTATTGGGAGCTTTGGCACAAATTCCTATTCTGCGCTGTGCCTTTCTCCAGCAAAGTGCCCTGGTGCAAGACTCGGTTTGTCGTCTCTGGTTAGAACCACCCTGGGCGTTTAAGGCATCCCTCCATGCTAATACCTATCCCTGGTTCCTTGGCTTTGTAGGCATTGCTGGACTTTCAATTTATGTCCTTTATCTGGCTTATTTTGTTCTGATTCGACTTGGCAAACAGGGGCGATCAGCAACGGGTCAGTAA
- a CDS encoding DUF7734 family protein → MNKLYRLEQYTEKRRQEVLLVTAEVDGELDQIMIFRGFSSSLVRPTAFDPDIPILPETAKILTLDRLLGPYNPSQPNYLQQGLTWETVQPLLSEVGV, encoded by the coding sequence GTGAACAAACTTTATCGCCTGGAGCAATATACGGAGAAGCGTCGGCAGGAAGTGTTGCTGGTGACAGCGGAGGTAGATGGGGAACTGGATCAAATTATGATTTTTAGGGGCTTTTCCAGTTCGCTGGTGCGACCAACTGCTTTCGATCCAGATATTCCGATCTTGCCTGAAACAGCCAAAATTCTGACCCTCGATCGACTGCTTGGTCCCTACAACCCAAGCCAACCCAACTATTTGCAGCAGGGATTGACCTGGGAAACGGTGCAACCGCTTCTTTCAGAGGTAGGCGTTTAA
- a CDS encoding phosphohexomutase domain-containing protein, with amino-acid sequence MVLSPAWTQKTPSPGSSAATGGSTSTKPPELFANLERSDEAVEKSSPGTAIVGSGWGGLDLPESRLFGTDGIRGRVGDLLTAPLALQLGFWAGQVLQTHATNSGPVVIGQDSRNSSGMLALALAAGLTAAGLEVWDLGLCPTPGVAHLTSQLGAIGGVMISASHNPPEDNGIKFFGPEGSKLSLVLQERIEAALRGKLPNQQVTGLDQCGQHYYRPELTQDYLAAIQKSLWVETLTENLPLQGIRVVLDLAWGAAVQLAPVAFRQLGAEVICLHDQADGTRINVNCGSTHLASLQAAVREHRADLGFALAWGCRSGAGSRFSGAGCRWRLYSLPVGAEATTGPAITRGYDRRNGYV; translated from the coding sequence ATGGTATTATCCCCTGCCTGGACACAGAAAACGCCTTCCCCAGGTTCATCCGCAGCCACGGGAGGGAGCACTTCCACCAAGCCACCTGAACTCTTTGCCAATTTGGAACGATCGGACGAGGCTGTTGAGAAATCCTCCCCTGGTACGGCGATCGTGGGTTCTGGATGGGGTGGTCTGGACTTACCGGAAAGCCGTCTGTTTGGTACCGATGGGATTCGAGGGCGCGTGGGTGACCTTTTGACAGCCCCACTGGCACTACAGCTTGGATTTTGGGCGGGACAGGTGCTTCAAACCCATGCAACGAATTCTGGCCCAGTTGTAATTGGGCAGGATTCCAGAAATTCTAGCGGGATGCTAGCCCTGGCATTGGCAGCTGGATTGACGGCAGCGGGCCTGGAAGTATGGGATCTGGGATTGTGCCCAACTCCAGGTGTTGCCCATCTTACTAGCCAGTTGGGAGCAATTGGGGGCGTGATGATTTCCGCCAGCCATAACCCTCCTGAGGACAACGGCATCAAGTTTTTTGGACCGGAGGGCAGTAAGCTTTCCCTGGTGTTGCAAGAGCGCATTGAGGCAGCATTGCGGGGGAAATTGCCCAATCAGCAGGTCACAGGATTAGACCAATGTGGGCAGCATTACTACCGACCCGAATTGACACAGGATTACCTGGCAGCGATTCAGAAATCTCTTTGGGTAGAAACCCTAACGGAGAATTTGCCTTTGCAAGGTATTCGAGTTGTGTTAGACCTTGCCTGGGGCGCAGCGGTTCAGTTGGCTCCTGTCGCTTTTCGTCAGCTTGGAGCTGAAGTCATTTGTCTTCATGACCAGGCGGATGGCACTCGAATTAACGTCAACTGTGGCTCTACCCACCTCGCATCGCTGCAAGCTGCGGTCAGGGAACATCGGGCAGACCTGGGGTTTGCTTTAGCATGGGGATGCCGATCGGGTGCTGGCAGTCGATTCTCAGGGGCAGGTTGCCGATGG